TTCCATTTATGTTGTTGGTTTCAATCCAGTTTATTCCATTTCCAGGCAAGTAGGTTAAAATTCCTGTCTTAAAATCATATTCACTATTCTTCACTGTTACTTTCCAATCCATAGGTAGCTTGTTTAGTTTAAGAATTTCTCCAAAATCCGAGGAGAGTTTATTCGGAGACGTGCCTTTGACAATTAGAAGTAGCAAACCAGTTCCTATATTTTTCGCCACCTGTAAATATCCTGTAAGCTGTGAATAATCTTTTAATGAAAGTTGAGTCAAATATTTTGCTTCGACCAAAATGAAGTGAATCTTGTTTGTTTGTTTTATACCAAACAAAATGTCAAGTTTTAGTTTGGGAATATATTCGTCAGGGAATGGGTTGGATACTTTAAGTAAGTCACAGACTTCAGAAATCATCGAATCAAGTGACTTGTTTTGACTAAATGTAATTTCGAAGCTATTGTCCAAATAGCCTTGTAAATACTTTATGAATTTATTTGCAAATTCTTCGTAAAAATCTATTTCTTTCATCTCGTTAATTCGATATCTAAGCCTTTAGTTTTAGTTTGTGTTTTGATAAGCTTCTGATTTGTCTTGCTTGCAATATTTGAACAAATTATCGCTCTGTCGTTTGAAGGGTTTAGAATCATTATTGGCTCATTATCTGTGTTTGCTAAGCTATGTAGCATTAAAGTAGTTTTGGCATTTTGAGTTAATATTTCTTCCATCGGTCCACTATGCCTTTTGCCGTTCAATTTTTCAGCTGTCAAAAACGCTAACCCTTGTTCTATGCCATAGTATTTTAAATAGTTGCTGTTATCTGAAAGTAATGCATTCACAGTTTGAGACTTTTTCATAATGTCGTTTTCTGGAAAATACGTTTCTGTTATTTGATAGAAATGTTGACTGACTTCTTTTAAAGTTCCTTTGGATAGTCTTGGAAAGAATGAGATTAAAGAATTCTTTTCAGATACAACTTTCTTAACTTCTTCAGTTGGGGCATATTTGCAACCGAGTGAAGCACAATAATGAAAATAGTGGAAGTAAAGTTTGTTCCGAACTTCCTCAGGCAAACTCGTTGAATTCATTTCATTATGAACCGTGAGTGGGCTTGGTTGACGGATTTTTCTAAATGGACAACTATGTTGTTCTTCTTTCTTTTGTCTTTTCTTAATTTTTGTTGCATCTATTGCTTTCGCCTGTAATGCGAAGGAATGAGTAGCAAGGAATGATTGAACTAAAAAGCGAATCTTAAACCCCTTTTTCCAACCCTTATAATACGGGTCAGCCTTGGCGTGCTGGTTTGGGTGATTGTATAGAATTTGGTCAGTTGTACTTCCTAAGTCAGTTAACCAAGAACACAATTGCACAACCAATTTAAAGTTTTTTGTACTTCCTGGAATTTCAATGGAAACTACTGGTGCATCGTCATTGAATCTTCTATGTGATAAAGTAATACTTGCCCTTGTGTCGAAGAAACCACTTAAAAAACTTTCGGCATTAATCCCTTTTAATTCACTTTTGGCTGTACTAAGGTCAGCTGTATTAAGAATGAAGCCCGAATTTGGAAGATTTAAATTTTTAAGGTCGTTCCTTATGTTAGTGAAATCTTGATTATCAATCGGCTTAATAAACCAACGATTATTTCCTATTTCATAAGTAACCTTTAATCCGTATTCAGAATTGAATAATCCCGCAATTCGTTGCAAAATATCAATGGCGATAACATTCATTTTTGTGGGTTCCATTCCCCATTTTTTGAATGGCAACTCAATAAGGAAAGAATCTTTATCTATTTTTCCAGCACCAGTGAATAATCCGAGTATATAAGATTTGTTATGATTAAGCATTTATTTCCAAGTGTTTTGAAATTGCTTTGGCAATAACCCAACCCAAAATTGGAGGTACAGCGTTGCCAATTACCTTGTAAGCATTTGAAATAGTTGTGTATGGAAAAACAAAATCATCTGGAAATGATTGAATTCTTGCTATTTCTCTAATCGTGTATCTTCTGTTCTCGAAAGGGTGAGTAATTCCACAGGCTTCGGGTTGAGCTGAAGCAGTGATTGTTCCATTTATCTCAGTAAGAGAAAACCTTCTGTAAAAGTTAGGTGCTCTATATTTTTTTGGATTGTCGTGAATCTTCTGAAAGCGAGGAGACATATCTTCTCTATCCATATTTTTCCAAGAGCGACCCTTATGAATTTTTTCAGGCAACTCATCTATTGGGGTATTGTTTTTAAACTTTTTTAGAACAGCTTTGCTTCCGTAACAAGGACCAATTTTATCGACCATATATTGTCCAGAGGGTGAATACTTCCAGTAATCTTTAGCTTGTGGTAGTTTGGAGTCAATATCAGAGAGGATAGAGCCAAGCATCAATTCGTAAGATGCATTTTTTTCATTCGGTAATTCATATTCTTGAACCACCTTATCAAGTAAATCAAAGTCGAATCTTCCGTACTCTTTTTTAATACCAATTATTATTAAGCGGTATCTTGCAGAAGGAACACCGTAGTTACTTGCCTTTACAAGTTTGTAAGTTGTTTTATATCCGAGTTTTTCTGTCCTTTTTACAATTTCATCAGGAATAGATGTACCATCAGGCATTTTAGAAGACATAATTCCCCTTACATTTTCAAAAACAAAGCCTTTAGGTTTGTTTTGAGAGTTTTCCTTTTCAATTAGTAATTTTTCGCATTCTTCAAACAGACTTCCCCTTTCATCATTGATACCTTTTCTTTTACCTGCATTAGAGAAAGGCTGACAAGGAAAGCCTGCTGTCATAAAATCAAAGTCTGGAATAATTGAGTGAGGTATTTCACGAATATCAGCTTCTATAATCTGGTGGTTACCAAAATATTTTTCGTTTGCTTCATAAACTTTAGTTGCAGCCGCATCGATATCATTTGATAAAATGGTCTGAAAATTATTCTTACTGTATTTTTTACCCCTAAATTCAAACCCACCTTGAAACCCTAAATCCATACCGCCACATCCCGAAAAAAGAGACAAAACCTTGAAATCAGTCGTATGGGTTTCTTGTTGCGGTTTAAAGTTAATTTTTGATTGAAAGTCTTCAACTATGGATAAAGTTTCTATATCATTCGTGTAACTCATAAAGTATCCAATTTTAATTGTTTGGAGGATTTGGCTTTTATATATTTCACTGCTTGTTCAGCAATTGTCAATGTGGATTCAGGGCAATTGTATTCTATCATTTCCTTTGCAAACTTATGTGCAAAGTATAATTCAGAAATTTTAGATATGTCAATCTCAAAAACACTAGCTAAGGTTTCTAATTTCTTAGAGCTTAGCTGTTTGGTTCCATTTTCAATTCTGCTAACCGCACTTGAATTGATACCGATTTTTGCCCCAAATTCGGTTTGAGTCCACCCTTTTTGCTCTCTTTGGTGTTTAATGAACTCTCCGAAACTTGTTGTTTTTAGGTTTGCCATATTTAGTTTGACCCATTTTTGACAAAAATACTAAATAATTTCGTAAGACACATCTTTTTGATTGGCAAAAAAAGCAATGTGTGCGATAGCACTCTTTGCTTTTGCGGGTGGGTTTTAGCTTGCAGAGAACGGTCAAGTGTATGAGCAGTAGCGGATAGAAGCCACTAACTTTTCGGTTTACACTTACATTTGTTAATATTCATCGACCTTTATTTTAACACTAAACCCGCTATTGCTTATACACAATGTTGGCGGTAGTTTTTCCTTTCTTAAGCTTGAATTTTAAAGGATTCCAATTTTCTATTTCAGGTTTTTTAATATTATCGCTAAAAAACATAATCTCTTTACCTTCCCTTATTTCGTACGCTGTGTGCTTAAAGGAGAATTCCTTTTTGCGACAATCAGCATACAGTTCTTGAATTTCAGGAACATTATCATATGACACTATCCACT
The window above is part of the Desulforegulaceae bacterium genome. Proteins encoded here:
- the dcm gene encoding DNA (cytosine-5-)-methyltransferase translates to MSYTNDIETLSIVEDFQSKINFKPQQETHTTDFKVLSLFSGCGGMDLGFQGGFEFRGKKYSKNNFQTILSNDIDAAATKVYEANEKYFGNHQIIEADIREIPHSIIPDFDFMTAGFPCQPFSNAGKRKGINDERGSLFEECEKLLIEKENSQNKPKGFVFENVRGIMSSKMPDGTSIPDEIVKRTEKLGYKTTYKLVKASNYGVPSARYRLIIIGIKKEYGRFDFDLLDKVVQEYELPNEKNASYELMLGSILSDIDSKLPQAKDYWKYSPSGQYMVDKIGPCYGSKAVLKKFKNNTPIDELPEKIHKGRSWKNMDREDMSPRFQKIHDNPKKYRAPNFYRRFSLTEINGTITASAQPEACGITHPFENRRYTIREIARIQSFPDDFVFPYTTISNAYKVIGNAVPPILGWVIAKAISKHLEINA
- a CDS encoding helix-turn-helix transcriptional regulator — translated: MANLKTTSFGEFIKHQREQKGWTQTEFGAKIGINSSAVSRIENGTKQLSSKKLETLASVFEIDISKISELYFAHKFAKEMIEYNCPESTLTIAEQAVKYIKAKSSKQLKLDTL